A stretch of the Pedobacter sp. MC2016-14 genome encodes the following:
- a CDS encoding DUF2911 domain-containing protein, with amino-acid sequence MKSLKVIVLSSLIGFSVHAQDVKFPALDSSPADIAYYPLNTTRVKKGEEAKPIIKVLYARPSKKGREVFGTLVEFGKVNRIGANESNEIRFFKPVTIGGKALAAGAYSFFAIPAADKWTIIINKQTDRWGAYTYDETKDVVRVDVPVKPLENVVEALSITFKELTDGAALVIGWDKTSVELPITFKK; translated from the coding sequence ATGAAATCACTAAAAGTTATTGTATTGTCCAGCCTGATCGGATTTTCGGTTCATGCCCAGGACGTTAAATTTCCTGCTTTAGACAGCAGTCCTGCTGATATTGCTTATTATCCGCTAAACACCACCAGGGTTAAAAAAGGAGAAGAGGCTAAACCGATTATTAAGGTATTGTATGCCCGTCCCTCTAAAAAAGGCCGTGAGGTATTTGGTACGCTGGTAGAATTTGGTAAAGTAAACCGTATTGGCGCAAACGAAAGCAACGAAATCAGGTTTTTTAAACCGGTTACTATCGGAGGAAAAGCACTTGCTGCAGGTGCTTATAGCTTTTTTGCCATTCCTGCTGCTGATAAGTGGACCATCATCATCAATAAACAAACAGACAGATGGGGTGCTTATACCTACGATGAAACTAAAGATGTTGTTCGTGTAGATGTACCGGTAAAACCTTTAGAAAATGTAGTGGAAGCACTTTCTATTACCTTTAAGGAGCTTACTGATGGTGCTGCATTGGTGATTGGCTGGGATAAAACCTCTGTTGAGTTACCGATTACGTTTAAGAAATAA
- a CDS encoding ankyrin repeat domain-containing protein, with the protein MNFFKKLFLAGIIMFCSCNRDLPGFDFNLFKGTPSYELALAVKNEAIDEIGEIAVQRKISIDAVDPKFGHTLLMLAVANDLKASVKKLLELGADPNKRSITKSSTNEILTPVFICCDHIYKKNYCDTSVLRLLINHGGKVDDEIDIQYANSNYRSIETPLMVATKNDCVLVIKLLVQSGADINKYDYTEGHGPLSNSIVYGNLNVLRYLIIDKKAKIPKYCFVRQAHNESLREELTVTDFLNEQKYEDNTRDYKIRKEILDFLKQNNLR; encoded by the coding sequence ATGAACTTTTTTAAGAAACTATTTTTGGCAGGAATTATAATGTTTTGTTCTTGCAATCGAGATTTACCGGGTTTTGATTTTAATTTATTTAAAGGAACTCCAAGTTATGAATTAGCATTGGCTGTCAAAAACGAGGCTATTGATGAGATAGGTGAGATAGCTGTTCAGAGGAAAATATCTATTGATGCCGTGGATCCTAAATTTGGTCATACTTTACTGATGTTGGCTGTCGCAAATGATCTAAAAGCCTCAGTAAAAAAGTTGTTGGAGCTAGGGGCAGATCCGAATAAACGTTCAATTACGAAATCCTCTACTAATGAGATTTTAACGCCAGTTTTTATTTGTTGTGACCATATTTATAAAAAGAATTATTGTGATACATCGGTATTGAGACTACTAATTAATCATGGAGGGAAAGTGGATGATGAGATTGATATACAATATGCCAACTCCAATTATCGATCAATAGAAACACCTTTAATGGTGGCGACTAAAAATGATTGTGTTTTGGTAATAAAGTTACTAGTTCAATCTGGTGCGGATATAAATAAATATGATTACACAGAAGGGCACGGGCCTCTTTCAAATTCGATTGTTTATGGTAACCTGAACGTATTAAGATATCTTATTATAGATAAAAAGGCAAAAATACCTAAATATTGTTTTGTCCGACAAGCTCATAATGAATCATTAAGGGAAGAACTGACGGTAACTGATTTTCTTAACGAACAAAAATATGAGGACAATACAAGGGATTATAAAATACGAAAGGAAATACTAGACTTTCTAAAACAAAATAATTTGAGATAG
- a CDS encoding HAMP domain-containing sensor histidine kinase: MNPYEKKRRWKFFLLIFAIVIGTASVFYSDFFVKKMEREERLQFQLYVKVTEQSLVMYDDGNYTGLVDLIRTNTKLPVIMTDAQGQILATQGLDSTKTNYNLEKKENITYDPAYFARELRKMKKQHPPTAITGLDGSKWLIYYKDSSILTQLRYFPYIQLAVIGLFLLTAYVAFSSARKAEQDQVWVGLAKETAHQLGTPISSLMAWVELMKSRFDAEDDPLIAEMENDIRRLEVITDRFSKIGSKPVLEDHVVYTVIQDFIEYFQLRTSDKIKFSITGDDQVRAMLNIPLFDWVTENLLKNAANAIENDGSISVNIIENLAKEEVFIDVTDTGKGIPRSKFDAVFQPGYTTRKRGWGLGLSLTKRIVENYHSGQIFVKESEVGKGTTFRIVLKSSITYEPTA; encoded by the coding sequence ATGAATCCATACGAGAAAAAACGCCGCTGGAAGTTCTTTTTACTAATTTTCGCTATTGTAATTGGTACGGCATCTGTTTTTTATAGCGACTTTTTTGTTAAAAAAATGGAGCGTGAAGAACGGCTTCAGTTTCAGCTTTATGTAAAAGTAACCGAGCAATCGCTGGTGATGTATGATGATGGTAATTATACCGGTCTGGTAGATTTGATCCGTACCAACACAAAACTTCCGGTAATTATGACAGATGCACAGGGCCAAATCCTGGCTACACAAGGGCTGGACTCAACCAAAACCAATTATAACCTGGAGAAAAAAGAGAACATCACTTACGATCCTGCTTATTTTGCAAGAGAGCTACGCAAAATGAAGAAACAGCATCCACCTACCGCCATTACTGGTTTAGATGGATCTAAATGGTTAATTTATTATAAAGATTCCTCTATTTTAACCCAGCTCCGGTATTTTCCCTATATCCAGCTGGCCGTAATTGGACTATTCCTACTCACCGCCTATGTGGCCTTCAGTTCGGCTCGTAAAGCAGAGCAGGACCAGGTATGGGTTGGACTGGCCAAAGAAACCGCACATCAATTGGGAACGCCAATTTCTTCTTTAATGGCATGGGTAGAATTGATGAAATCCCGTTTTGATGCAGAAGATGACCCCTTGATTGCCGAAATGGAAAATGACATCAGGCGTTTGGAAGTGATTACCGACCGTTTTTCTAAAATTGGCTCTAAACCTGTGCTGGAAGACCATGTGGTATATACAGTAATTCAGGACTTCATCGAATACTTTCAGCTGAGAACATCAGATAAAATTAAATTCAGCATCACAGGAGATGATCAGGTACGTGCCATGCTCAACATTCCTTTGTTTGACTGGGTAACAGAAAACTTATTGAAAAATGCGGCCAATGCCATTGAAAACGACGGAAGCATTAGTGTAAACATCATTGAAAACCTGGCCAAAGAAGAGGTCTTTATCGATGTTACGGATACCGGCAAAGGCATTCCACGCTCTAAATTTGATGCCGTGTTTCAACCAGGATATACTACCCGTAAGCGGGGCTGGGGCCTTGGTTTGTCTTTAACCAAACGTATTGTTGAAAATTACCATAGCGGGCAAATCTTTGTTAAAGAATCCGAGGTGGGCAAAGGCACCACCTTCAGGATTGTCTTAAAAAGCAGCATTACTTACGAACCTACCGCATAA